Proteins from a genomic interval of Quercus lobata isolate SW786 chromosome 11, ValleyOak3.0 Primary Assembly, whole genome shotgun sequence:
- the LOC115968326 gene encoding sorcin-like isoform X2, which produces MENTAMLKDWFERVDSEKTGTITAPQLKSALSVGNLEFSLSVVQQMIRMYDFDRNGTMSFDEFVALNKFLLKVQQAFSDRERGRGYIVPDDVYEVSLVKIGFSLDSPAFYTVCESFDQKKNGRFRLDDFISLCIFLQSARNLFSSFDTAKQGRVTLDLNQFVFCTANCRI; this is translated from the exons ATGGAGAACACGGCGATGCTGAAGGACTGGTTCGAGCGAGTCGACTCGGAGAAAACCGGAACCATAACAGCTCCTCAGCTCaag AGCGCTCTCTCCGTCGGAAACCTCGAATTCTCTCTCTCCGTCGTCCAGCAAATGATCAG GATGTACGATTTTGACAGAAATGGCACTATGAGCTTCGatg AATTCGTTGCACTCAACAAGTTCCTTCTTAAG GTTCAACAAGCTTTCTCTGACCGAGAAAg GGGTCGTGGCTATATTGTTCCGGATGACGTATATGAGGTA TCGTTGGTGAAGATTGGTTTCTCATTGGACTCTCCTGCTTTTTACACAGTTTGCGAG AGCTTTGATCAAAAGAAGAATGGGAGATTTCGGCTGGATGACTTCATAtctctttgtatatttttacaGTCTGCTCG GAATTTATTCAGTTCATTTGATACAGCAAAGCAAGGCAGGGTGACTCTTGATCTCAACCAGTTTGTCTTTTGCA CTGCAAATTGTAGAATATGA
- the LOC115968326 gene encoding sorcin-like isoform X1 produces MENTAMLKDWFERVDSEKTGTITAPQLKSALSVGNLEFSLSVVQQMIRMYDFDRNGTMSFDEFVALNKFLLKVQQAFSDRERGRGYIVPDDVYEFARALIKRRMGDFGWMTSYLFVYFYSLLGIYSVHLIQQSKAG; encoded by the exons ATGGAGAACACGGCGATGCTGAAGGACTGGTTCGAGCGAGTCGACTCGGAGAAAACCGGAACCATAACAGCTCCTCAGCTCaag AGCGCTCTCTCCGTCGGAAACCTCGAATTCTCTCTCTCCGTCGTCCAGCAAATGATCAG GATGTACGATTTTGACAGAAATGGCACTATGAGCTTCGatg AATTCGTTGCACTCAACAAGTTCCTTCTTAAG GTTCAACAAGCTTTCTCTGACCGAGAAAg GGGTCGTGGCTATATTGTTCCGGATGACGTATATGAG TTTGCGAG AGCTTTGATCAAAAGAAGAATGGGAGATTTCGGCTGGATGACTTCATAtctctttgtatatttttacaGTCTGCTCG GAATTTATTCAGTTCATTTGATACAGCAAAGCAAGGCAGGGTGA